A genomic stretch from Hemibagrus wyckioides isolate EC202008001 linkage group LG18, SWU_Hwy_1.0, whole genome shotgun sequence includes:
- the rbp4l gene encoding retinol binding protein 4, like: protein MEYYKFVLLVVFLSYIERCWSSSCVVDSFTVKQDFDQKKYAGKWYAQQKKDPEGLFLQDNISAEYTVEEDGTMTASSKGRVTLFGFWVVCADMAAQYTVPDPSTPGKMFMNYQGLASYLSSGGDNYWVIDTDYDNYAITYACRILKDDGTCDDGYALVFSRNPRGLPPAIQRIVRQKQEEICMAGQFKPVLQSGAC from the exons ATGGAATATTACAAATTCGTCTTGCTGGTTGTCTTCCTGTCCTACATTGAGCGCTGCTGGTCTTCTTCCTGTGTGGTGGACAGCTTCACTGTCAAGCAGGACTTTGACCAGAAAAAA TATGCTGGAAAGTGGTACGCCCAGCAGAAGAAAGATCCAGAAGGACTCTTCCTGCAGGACAACATTTCTGCAGAATACACTGTTGAAGAAGATGGCACCATGACTGCTTCCTCCAAGGGTCGTGTCACTCTGTTTGG attTTGGGTTGTGTGTGCTGACATGGCTGCCCAGTATACAGTCCCTGATCCATCCACACCTGGCAAGATGTTCATGAACTACCAGGGTCTGGCCAGCTACCTGTCTAGTGGAG GTGATAACTACTGGGTCATTGACACAGACTACGACAACTACGCCATCACCTATGCATGCCGCATACTGAAAGATGATGGCACCTGTGATGATGGCTATGCCCTAGTGTTCTCCCGGAACCCCCGCGGCCTGCCCCCGGCCATCCAGCGCATTGTGAGGCAGAAACAGGAGGAAATCTGCATGGCGGGACAGTTCAAACCCGTGCTGCAGTCAG GAGCCTGCTGA
- the pde6b gene encoding rod cGMP-specific 3',5'-cyclic phosphodiesterase subunit beta, with product MSVKSEDVEKFLDGNPEFAKKYFEKKLRPGTVASITKVPESKVDMDSFEQVCQVEEGAIFFDLIKDMQENVNMEKVIFKILKRLSALIHADRCSLFMYRQRNGIAELATRLFNVNASSKMEDCVVPPDSEIVFPLDIGIVGHVAQSKKNINVKDVTENSHFSPFVDELTEYTTRNILATPIMNGKDVVAVIMAVNKNNGPYFTDEDEDLFLKYLKVGTLNLKIYHLSYLHNCETRKGQLLLWSANKVFEELTDIERQFHKALYTVRAYLNCDRYSVGLLDMTKEKEFFDIWPVLMGEQPPYTGPVTPDGREIIFYKVIDYILHGKEDIKVIPNPPADHWALASGLPTYVAESGFICNIMNAPAEDMFKFQHEALDDSGWTIKNVLSLPIVNKKEEIVGVATFYNRKDGKPFDEQDEQLMEALTQFLGWSALNTDTYDKMNKLENRKDIAQDMVLYHVKCRDDEIQNILKTREYFGKEPKDCEEDELGQILKKELPGKNKFEIYEFRFSDFDCTELELVMCGIQMYYEVGVVKKFQVPQEVLVRFMYSVSKGYRKITYHNWRHGFNVGQTMFTLLTTGQLKRYYTDLEVMAMITAGFLHDIDHRGTNNLYQVKSQNPLAKLHGSSILERHHLEFGKFLLGDESLNIFQNLNRRQTEHVFHLIDIAIIATDLALYFKKRTMFQKIVDLSETYEEEKKWVEFMSLETTRKEIVMAMMMTACDLSAITKPWEVQSKVALSVAAEFWEQGDLERTVLEQQPIPMMDRNKAAELPKLQCGFIDFVCTFVYKEFSRFHKAIQPMYDGILNNRREWKALQEAYEAKLKEAEEAAKAKAEAAATKKAAAANNPSSSGSKTCSIC from the exons ATGAGCGTCAAAAGCGAAGATGTGGAGAAGTTTCTTGATGGAAACCCGGAGTTTGCGAAGAAATACTTTGAAAAAAAGCTCAGACCTGGAACTGTGGCATCTATAACAAAAGTCCCAGAGTCCAAAGTGGATATGGACTCTTTTGAGCAGGTGTGTCAGGTGGAGGAAGGAGCGATATTCTTTGATTTGATCAAAGACATGCAGGAGAATGTTAACATGGAGAAGGTCATCTTCAAAATCCTGAAGCGACTCAGTGCTCTCATCCATGCTGACCGTTGCAGCCTTTTCATGTACAGGCAGAGGAACGGCATAGCCGAATTGGCCACTCGACTGTTCAACGTCAACGCTTCATCAAAGATGGAAGACTGTGTGGTTCCACCAGACTCTGAGATTGTGTTCCCTCTTGATATTGGCATAGTCGGGCATGTCGCCCAATCCAAGAAAAACATCAATGTCAAGGATGTTACAGAG AATAGCCACTTCAGTCCATTTGTTGATGAGCTGACAGAATACACCACCCGCAACATCTTGGCTACTCCCATCATGAACGGTAAAGATGTGGTGGCGGTCATCATGGCAGTCAATAAAAATAATGGACCCTATTTCacagatgaggatgaagat CTTTTTTTAAAGTATCTAAAAGTTGGCACGTTGAACTTGAAGATTTACCATCTGAGCTATCTGCACAACTGCGAGACACGTAAAGGCCAG CTGCTTTTGTGGTCTGCTAACAAAGTGTTTGAAGAGCTCACGGATATCGAGCGTCAGTTCCACAAAGCTTTGTACACAGTGCGGGCATACCTCAACTGTGACCGCTACTCTGTCGGTCTGCTGGATATGACCAAGGAAAAG GAATTCTTTGACATCTGGCCTGTGTTGATGGGAGAACAACCACCATACACTGGTCCCGTCACTCCAGATGGGAGG GAAATCATCTTCTACAAAGTCATTGACTACATTTTACATGGGAAAGAGGACATCAAAGTCATACC AAATCCACCTGCAGACCACTGGGCACTGGCTAGCGGCCTACCCACCTATGTAGCAGAAAGTGGCTTT ATCTGCAATATCATGAACGCACCAGCAGAGGACATGTTCAAATTTCAG CATGAGGCACTTGATGACAGTGGCTGGACCATTAAAAATGTCCTGTCTCTGCCAATCGTCAACAAAAAGGAAGAAATTGTAGGAGTGGCGACTTTCTATAACAGGAAAGATGGCAAGCCATTTGATGAGCAAGATGAACAACTAATGGag GCTTTGACCCAATTTCTGGGCTGGTCGGCGCTCAACACAGACACCTACGACAAGATGAATAAACTGGAGAACAGAAAAGACATCGCCCAGGACATGGTGCTGTACCACGTCAAGTGTCGAGATGATGAGATTCAGAATATCCTT aAAACCAGAGAGTATTTTGGGAAAGAACCGAAAGACTGCGAGGAGGATGAACTTGGGCAGATCCTG AAGAAAGAACTTCCAGGGAAAAACAAATTTGAGATCTATGAGTTCCGGTTTTCCGACTTTGACTGCACAGAACTGGAATTGGTGATGTGTGGCATCCAGATGTACTATGAAGTTGGTGTTGTGAAGAAGTTTCAGGTTCCTCAGGAG GTTCTTGTGCGTTTCATGTACTCAGTGAGCAAGGGCTACAGAAAGATCACCTATCACAACTGGCGCCATGGCTTCAACGTTGGACAAACCATGTTTACATTACTAACG ACAGGGCAGCTGAAGCGATACTACACAGATTTGGAGGTCATGGCCATGATCACTGCTGGATTCCTGCATGATATCGACCACAGAGGCACCAATAATCTCTACCAAGTGAA ATCACAAAATCCATTAGCAAAGCTTCATGGGTCATCCATTCTGGAGAGGCATCATTTAGAATTCGGCAAGTTTTTACTTGGagatgag TCTTTAAACATTTTCCAAAACTTGAACAGAAGACAGACGGAGCATGTTTTCCACCTAATCGACATCGCCATTATTGCAACTGACCTTGCCTTATATTTCAA GAAGAGGACAATGTTCCAGAAAATTGTGGATCTTTCAGAGACATAtgaggaagagaagaaatgGGTCGAGTTCATGTCCCTGGAAACGACAAGGAAGGAAATTGTAAT GGCCATGATGATGACTGCTTGTGATCTGTCAGCCATCACCAAACCATGGGAGGTTCAGAGCAAG GTGGCACTCTCGGTAGCAGCTGAATTCTGGGAACAAGGTGACTTAGAGAGGACTGTACTTGAGCAACAACCCATT ccCATGATGGACAGGAACAAAGCTGCAGAACTGCCCAAGCTTCAGTGCGGTTTTATAGACTTTGTCTGCACTTTTGTCTACAAG GAGTTTTCACGGTTCCACAAGGCCATCCAACCCATGTACGATGGCATCCTGAACAACCGGAGAGAGTGGAAGGCTTTACAGGAAGCGTATGAGGCGAAGCTAAAGGAGGCTGAAGAAGCAGCCAAGGCGaaagcagaagcagcagcaacCAAAAAAG CGGCTGCCGCTAATAACCCTTCATCATCGGGGTCCAAAACCTGCTCCATCTGCTAG